The following proteins are encoded in a genomic region of Rhizobium sp. CCGE531:
- a CDS encoding lipoprotein — protein MQINMPHIIRLTVVLSVVGLAVVGCGRKGDLDPPSAAATKGGDVSKPTKQPGEQDKKFFLDPLL, from the coding sequence ATGCAGATCAACATGCCGCATATCATCCGCCTGACCGTCGTGCTTTCGGTCGTCGGCCTTGCCGTGGTCGGATGTGGCCGCAAAGGCGATCTCGACCCGCCGAGCGCGGCAGCGACCAAGGGCGGCGACGTCTCCAAGCCGACGAAGCAACCGGGTGAGCAGGACAAGAAGTTCTTCCTCGATCCGCTTCTCTAA
- a CDS encoding electron transfer flavoprotein subunit alpha/FixB family protein: MAILLLADHDNAHLSDQTAKALTAATKIGGDVHVLVAGAGAQAAAGEAAKLSGVSKVLVSEDASLANNLAEPLAALIVSLAGSYDAIIGAATSVGKNVLPRVAALLDVAQVSEIIEVVSADTFKRPIYAGNAIQTVQSTDAKKVITVRTASFAAADSSGNAAIETISAVADPALSTFIGDALSSSDRPELTSAKIIISGGRALGSAEKFREVILPVADKLGAAVGASRAAVDAGYAPNDWQVGQTGKVVAPQLYIACGISGAIQHLAGMKDSKVIVAINKDEEAPIFQIADYGLVADLFEALPELQKAL; this comes from the coding sequence ATGGCCATTCTTCTTCTGGCTGATCACGACAATGCCCACCTTTCCGACCAGACCGCCAAGGCGCTGACGGCAGCCACCAAGATCGGCGGCGACGTGCATGTGCTCGTTGCCGGCGCCGGCGCCCAGGCTGCGGCCGGCGAGGCGGCAAAACTGTCAGGCGTTTCCAAGGTGCTGGTTTCCGAGGATGCAAGCCTTGCCAACAATCTCGCAGAACCGTTGGCGGCGCTGATCGTTTCGCTTGCCGGTTCCTATGACGCCATCATCGGTGCCGCCACCTCGGTCGGCAAGAACGTGCTGCCGCGCGTGGCGGCCCTGCTCGATGTCGCCCAGGTCTCGGAAATCATCGAAGTGGTCTCGGCCGATACCTTCAAGCGCCCGATCTATGCCGGCAATGCCATCCAGACGGTGCAGTCGACCGACGCAAAGAAGGTCATCACCGTGCGCACGGCCTCGTTTGCCGCGGCAGACAGCAGCGGCAATGCGGCGATCGAGACGATCTCGGCCGTCGCCGATCCGGCGCTATCCACCTTCATCGGCGATGCGCTCTCCTCCTCCGATCGTCCGGAGCTGACATCGGCGAAGATCATCATCTCGGGCGGTCGCGCCCTCGGCTCGGCGGAAAAGTTCCGCGAGGTCATCCTCCCGGTCGCCGACAAGCTCGGCGCCGCCGTCGGCGCATCGCGTGCTGCCGTCGATGCCGGCTATGCGCCGAACGACTGGCAGGTGGGCCAGACCGGCAAGGTGGTGGCCCCGCAGCTCTATATCGCCTGCGGCATCTCCGGCGCCATCCAGCATCTGGCCGGCATGAAGGACAGTAAGGTCATCGTCGCCATCAACAAGGACGAGGAAGCTCCGATCTTCCAGATCGCCGACTACGGCCTCGTCGCCGACCTCTTCGAAGCACTGCCGGAGCTGCAAAAGGCGCTGTGA
- a CDS encoding TlpA disulfide reductase family protein: MTAKKPFGLPSMKLVLLAAVAGVIAGAAAVYVKEAGYGNGVGETALADQCGSARDRAAALTPFTKGQVAAMSLPPAPISLKDVSFKGAEGQPLSIGNFAGKTVLLNVWATWCVPCREEMPALNALEKSNGNDKFEVVAINIDTGDDEKTKAFRTEYAIDKLGYYRDNTMGVFNVLKKQGLAFGLPVTLLIDDKGCLLSAMNGPAAWDSDDAKALVKAAAGI; encoded by the coding sequence ATGACAGCAAAGAAGCCGTTCGGTCTGCCGTCCATGAAACTCGTTCTGCTCGCCGCCGTCGCTGGGGTTATTGCCGGCGCGGCAGCGGTATACGTGAAGGAGGCGGGGTATGGCAATGGCGTTGGTGAAACGGCCTTAGCCGATCAATGCGGATCGGCAAGGGATCGCGCCGCCGCGCTGACGCCGTTCACCAAGGGGCAGGTCGCCGCCATGAGCCTGCCGCCGGCGCCGATCTCGCTCAAGGATGTCTCTTTCAAGGGTGCAGAAGGACAGCCGCTGTCGATCGGCAATTTCGCCGGCAAGACCGTGCTGCTGAACGTTTGGGCGACCTGGTGCGTGCCGTGCCGCGAGGAAATGCCGGCGCTGAACGCGCTCGAGAAGAGCAACGGCAACGACAAGTTCGAGGTCGTCGCCATCAATATCGACACGGGCGACGATGAAAAGACGAAAGCCTTCCGCACCGAATATGCGATCGACAAGCTCGGCTACTACCGCGACAATACCATGGGCGTGTTCAACGTACTGAAGAAGCAGGGCCTCGCCTTCGGCCTGCCGGTGACGCTGCTCATCGACGACAAGGGCTGCCTGCTGTCAGCCATGAACGGACCGGCGGCTTGGGATAGCGATGATGCGAAGGCGCTGGTGAAGGCTGCTGCGGGGATTTAG
- the argH gene encoding argininosuccinate lyase, whose amino-acid sequence MTDGTDTKSSNQMWGGRFASGPAAIMEEINASIGFDKKLFAQDIRGSIAHASMLAHQGIISTEDKDKIVHGLNTILSEIESGNFEFSRRLEDIHMNVEARLATLIGPAAGRLHTARSRNDQVALDFRLWVKEELQKCEQALTELISAFLDRAEEHADSVMPGFTHLQTAQPVTFGHHCMAYVEMFGRDRSRVRHAIEHMDESPIGAAALAGTGFPIDRHMTAKELGFREPTRNSIDTVSDRDFALEFLSIAAIAGMHLSRLAEEIVIWSTPQFGFVRLSDAFSTGSSIMPQKKNPDAAELVRAKTGRINGSLVALLTIMKGLPLAYSKDMQEDKEQVFDAAESLELAIAAMTGMMRDMTINTARMKAAAGSGYSTATDLADWLVREAGLPFRDAHHVTGRAVALAESKSCELAELSLEDLQAIHPDITDKIFDVLTVEASVASRKSFGGTAPSEVRKQIAFWRARN is encoded by the coding sequence ATGACTGACGGCACGGACACCAAATCCTCCAACCAGATGTGGGGCGGACGCTTCGCTTCCGGCCCCGCGGCGATCATGGAGGAGATAAATGCCTCGATCGGTTTCGACAAGAAGCTGTTTGCCCAGGACATCCGCGGCTCAATCGCGCATGCGAGCATGCTCGCCCATCAAGGCATCATTTCAACCGAGGATAAAGACAAGATCGTTCACGGCCTGAACACGATCCTGTCAGAGATCGAAAGCGGCAATTTCGAATTCTCCCGCCGCCTCGAAGACATCCATATGAACGTCGAGGCGCGGCTTGCGACCCTGATCGGCCCGGCTGCCGGACGTCTACACACGGCCCGCTCGCGTAACGACCAGGTCGCGCTCGATTTCCGCCTCTGGGTGAAGGAAGAGCTGCAGAAGTGCGAGCAGGCGCTGACCGAGCTGATCTCGGCCTTCCTCGATCGCGCCGAAGAGCATGCCGACAGCGTCATGCCCGGCTTCACGCATCTGCAGACGGCGCAGCCCGTCACCTTCGGTCACCATTGCATGGCCTATGTCGAGATGTTCGGCCGCGACCGCTCGCGCGTGCGCCATGCCATCGAACACATGGATGAATCGCCGATCGGCGCCGCGGCCCTTGCCGGCACCGGCTTCCCGATCGACCGCCACATGACCGCCAAGGAGCTCGGCTTCCGCGAGCCAACCCGCAATTCGATCGACACCGTCTCCGACCGTGATTTCGCCCTCGAATTCCTGTCGATCGCCGCCATCGCCGGCATGCATCTATCGCGGCTGGCCGAAGAAATCGTCATCTGGTCGACGCCGCAATTCGGCTTCGTGCGCCTCTCCGACGCCTTCTCCACCGGCTCCTCCATCATGCCGCAGAAGAAGAACCCGGATGCCGCCGAGCTCGTGCGCGCCAAGACCGGCCGCATCAATGGCTCGCTGGTGGCGCTGCTGACGATCATGAAGGGCCTGCCGCTCGCCTATTCCAAGGACATGCAGGAAGACAAGGAACAGGTGTTCGACGCCGCTGAAAGTCTGGAACTGGCGATTGCCGCCATGACCGGCATGATGCGCGACATGACGATCAACACCGCCCGCATGAAGGCCGCCGCCGGCTCCGGCTATTCCACCGCCACCGACCTTGCCGATTGGCTGGTGCGCGAGGCGGGCCTGCCCTTCCGTGATGCCCATCACGTGACGGGACGCGCCGTGGCACTTGCCGAAAGCAAATCCTGCGAACTCGCGGAATTGTCGCTCGAGGATCTGCAGGCGATCCATCCCGATATCACCGACAAGATCTTCGACGTTCTGACGGTCGAGGCTTCGGTTGCCAGCCGCAAGAGCTTCGGCGGCACGGCACCTTCGGAAGTGCGCAAGCAGATCGCCTTCTGGCGCGCCCGCAACTGA
- a CDS encoding cob(I)yrinic acid a,c-diamide adenosyltransferase: protein MVKLNKIYTKTGDDGTTGLVAGPRRLKHDLRVESYGTVDEANSAIGVARLHTVERPDLDAMLMRIQNDLFDLGADLSTPETDEPPAYEPLRVVDHQVERIEHDIDLLNADLEPLRSFVLPAGSPASAHLHLARTIARRAERLMVALSREQGERVSPTALKYINRLSDFLFVAARHANDRGRADVLWVPGKNR, encoded by the coding sequence ATGGTCAAGCTCAACAAGATCTACACCAAGACCGGCGATGACGGCACTACGGGCCTCGTCGCCGGCCCGAGGCGGCTGAAGCACGACCTGCGCGTCGAAAGCTACGGCACCGTCGACGAAGCCAATTCCGCCATCGGCGTCGCCCGGCTGCATACTGTTGAGCGGCCCGATCTCGACGCCATGCTGATGCGCATCCAGAATGATCTCTTCGATCTCGGCGCCGATCTTTCCACACCTGAAACGGACGAACCGCCGGCCTATGAACCGCTGCGCGTCGTCGACCATCAGGTCGAACGCATCGAGCACGATATCGATCTGCTCAACGCCGATCTCGAGCCGTTGAGGTCCTTCGTGCTCCCGGCCGGCAGCCCGGCCTCCGCCCATCTGCACCTTGCCCGCACCATTGCCCGGCGCGCGGAACGCCTCATGGTGGCGCTGTCGCGCGAGCAAGGCGAGCGCGTCAGCCCGACGGCGCTGAAATATATCAACCGCCTTTCCGATTTTCTCTTCGTCGCCGCGCGGCATGCCAATGATCGCGGCCGCGCCGACGTACTGTGGGTTCCCGGCAAGAATCGGTAG
- the lysA gene encoding diaminopimelate decarboxylase, producing the protein MNHFQYRDGILYAEDVPVPEIAKAVGTPFYIYSTATLERHYRIFAAAFGDVDAMVCYAMKANSNQAVLKTLGRLGAGVDVVSVGELRRALAAGIPASRIMFSGVGKTAQEMDVALEAGIYCFNVESEPELEVLNQRAVRAGKVAPVSFRINPDVDARTHAKISTGKKENKFGISWQRARAVYERAASLPGIKVTGIDMHIGSQITELQPFDDAFKLLRDLVETLRGDGHDIHHVDIGGGLGIPYRDDNNPPPLPDAYAQIVKNQLRGLNCKIVTEPGRLIVGNAGILVTEVIYVKDAGDKSFVIVDGAMNDLIRPTLYEAYHEIRPVAIAAADTPRIKADVVGPVCETGDYLALDRDMALPKPGDLLAIGSAGAYGAVQAGTYNSRLLVPEVLVKGNEFHVIRPRGTHEELIGLDSIPAWLEG; encoded by the coding sequence GTGAACCATTTTCAGTATCGCGACGGTATCCTCTATGCCGAGGATGTTCCGGTTCCCGAGATCGCCAAGGCGGTCGGCACTCCGTTCTATATCTATTCGACGGCGACGCTGGAGCGCCACTACCGCATCTTCGCGGCAGCCTTCGGCGATGTCGACGCCATGGTGTGCTACGCCATGAAGGCCAATTCCAACCAGGCGGTGCTGAAGACGCTCGGCCGCTTGGGCGCCGGCGTCGACGTCGTCTCCGTCGGCGAACTGCGCCGCGCGCTGGCAGCGGGAATTCCGGCAAGCCGCATCATGTTCTCCGGCGTCGGCAAGACGGCGCAGGAAATGGACGTCGCGCTCGAAGCCGGCATCTACTGCTTCAACGTCGAATCCGAGCCGGAGCTGGAAGTGCTGAACCAGCGCGCCGTCCGCGCCGGCAAGGTGGCACCCGTCTCCTTCCGCATCAATCCGGACGTCGACGCTCGCACGCATGCGAAGATCTCGACTGGCAAGAAGGAAAACAAGTTCGGCATCTCCTGGCAGCGCGCCCGCGCCGTCTATGAGCGCGCCGCCAGCCTGCCTGGCATCAAGGTCACCGGCATCGACATGCATATCGGCAGCCAGATCACCGAGCTGCAGCCTTTCGACGATGCTTTCAAGCTGCTGCGCGATCTCGTGGAGACGCTGCGCGGCGACGGCCACGATATCCATCACGTCGATATCGGCGGCGGCCTCGGCATCCCCTATCGCGATGACAACAATCCGCCGCCGCTGCCGGATGCCTATGCCCAGATCGTCAAGAACCAGCTGCGCGGCCTCAATTGCAAGATCGTCACCGAGCCGGGCCGCCTGATCGTTGGCAATGCCGGCATTCTGGTGACCGAAGTCATCTATGTGAAGGATGCCGGCGACAAGAGCTTCGTCATCGTCGACGGCGCGATGAACGACCTGATCCGCCCGACGCTCTACGAGGCCTATCACGAGATCAGGCCGGTTGCGATCGCCGCCGCCGATACCCCGCGCATCAAGGCCGACGTCGTCGGCCCGGTCTGCGAGACGGGTGACTATCTGGCGCTTGACCGCGACATGGCGCTGCCCAAGCCCGGCGATCTCCTCGCCATCGGCTCCGCTGGTGCCTATGGCGCCGTGCAGGCCGGCACCTACAACAGCCGGCTTCTGGTTCCGGAGGTGCTGGTCAAGGGCAATGAATTTCACGTCATCCGCCCGCGCGGGACCCATGAGGAGCTGATCGGCCTGGATTCGATCCCGGCCTGGCTCGAGGGATAA
- a CDS encoding twin transmembrane helix small protein has translation MSTFTYTAAIIVMGLVAIVLVRGLWNMMKGDNPNLSNRLMQLRVLLQAVAIILIMLTLWLTGGGRPA, from the coding sequence ATGTCGACCTTTACCTATACCGCCGCCATCATTGTCATGGGACTTGTCGCGATCGTTCTCGTTCGCGGCCTGTGGAACATGATGAAAGGCGACAATCCGAACCTTTCGAACCGGCTGATGCAATTGCGTGTCCTGCTGCAGGCGGTCGCGATCATTCTGATCATGCTGACGCTCTGGCTGACGGGCGGCGGCCGCCCGGCCTAA
- a CDS encoding 3-hydroxybutyryl-CoA dehydrogenase: MSSLKTIGIIGAGQMGCGIAHVSAMAGYKVHIYDLAQDRIESGLATINGNLARQVASGKTTDEERKSALARITGSADLNDLAQVDLAIEAATEDESVKRKIYAQVCPVLKPEALLATNTSSLSITRLASATDRPERFMGIHFMNPVPVMKLVELVRGIATDESTFSTARDYVTSLEKTITVAEDFPAFIVNRILLPMINEAIYTLYEGVGTVDAIDTAMRLGANHPMGPLQLADFIGLDTCLSIMQVLHDGLADSKYRPCPLLVKYVEAGWLGRKSGRGFYDYRGETPVPTR, from the coding sequence ATGAGTTCGCTGAAGACGATCGGTATTATCGGCGCCGGCCAGATGGGCTGCGGCATCGCCCACGTATCCGCCATGGCCGGCTATAAGGTCCATATCTACGATCTGGCGCAGGATCGCATCGAAAGCGGACTTGCCACCATCAACGGCAACCTTGCCCGCCAGGTCGCCTCCGGCAAGACGACCGACGAGGAGCGCAAGTCAGCTCTTGCGCGCATCACCGGCTCTGCCGATCTCAACGATCTCGCCCAGGTCGATCTCGCCATCGAAGCCGCCACGGAAGACGAAAGCGTCAAGCGCAAGATCTATGCGCAGGTGTGTCCGGTGCTGAAGCCCGAGGCGCTGCTGGCCACCAATACGTCGTCGCTGTCGATCACCCGCCTTGCTTCCGCCACCGACCGCCCCGAACGCTTCATGGGCATCCACTTCATGAACCCGGTCCCGGTGATGAAGCTGGTGGAGCTGGTGCGCGGCATCGCGACCGACGAATCGACCTTCTCCACCGCCAGGGATTATGTCACCTCGCTGGAAAAGACGATCACCGTCGCCGAGGACTTCCCCGCCTTCATCGTCAACCGCATCCTGCTGCCGATGATCAACGAGGCGATCTATACGCTCTATGAAGGCGTGGGCACCGTCGATGCCATCGACACCGCCATGCGGCTCGGCGCCAACCACCCGATGGGCCCGCTGCAGCTTGCCGATTTCATCGGCCTCGATACCTGCCTGTCGATCATGCAGGTGCTGCACGACGGGCTCGCCGACTCCAAGTATCGCCCCTGCCCGCTGCTGGTGAAATATGTCGAAGCCGGCTGGCTCGGCCGCAAATCCGGCCGCGGCTTCTACGACTACCGCGGCGAAACACCGGTTCCGACGCGATAA
- a CDS encoding YihY/virulence factor BrkB family protein, with the protein MPTALRTIYKVIYDAVFHFVEDDGFAMASHVALSTLLAVFPFLIFGTALASFLGASQFSSTAVHLIFDTWPEAIAKPLADQVVQVLTIPRGGLLTISVLAAAYFASNGVEALRISLNRAYRVPETRPWYFNRLASLGYVLIAVLIFAILSILLVAVPLALNYTRQWLPQLADILEIVFSWRIYGTIFLLLAGLMILHLWLAAGHRRIFDVIPGVLLTLIFWSIGALLFAYYLSTFANYTATYAGLASVMIVLIFLYMLAVIFIIGAEINAALMKFRVRRLLFGKVASRAAVEVPSEKIPSESGAESGAKSESDASAKLRR; encoded by the coding sequence ATGCCGACAGCGCTGCGGACGATTTACAAGGTGATCTACGACGCGGTGTTCCATTTCGTCGAGGATGACGGGTTCGCCATGGCAAGCCATGTCGCGCTTTCGACGCTGCTGGCCGTCTTCCCCTTCCTGATCTTCGGCACGGCGCTGGCAAGCTTCCTCGGGGCCAGCCAGTTCTCGTCGACGGCGGTGCATCTGATCTTCGACACCTGGCCGGAAGCGATCGCCAAGCCGCTGGCCGATCAGGTGGTGCAGGTGCTGACGATCCCGCGCGGCGGGCTGCTGACGATCTCCGTGCTTGCGGCCGCCTATTTCGCCTCGAACGGCGTCGAGGCGCTGCGCATATCCCTCAATCGTGCCTATCGCGTTCCGGAAACCCGGCCGTGGTATTTCAACCGTCTCGCCAGCCTCGGCTACGTGCTGATCGCCGTGCTGATCTTTGCGATCCTCAGCATCCTGCTCGTCGCCGTGCCGCTCGCGCTGAATTACACCCGGCAATGGCTGCCGCAGCTTGCCGATATTCTCGAGATCGTCTTCAGCTGGCGGATCTACGGCACGATCTTCCTGCTGCTCGCCGGCCTCATGATCCTGCATCTGTGGCTCGCGGCCGGCCACAGGCGGATCTTCGACGTCATTCCCGGCGTGCTGCTGACCTTGATCTTCTGGTCGATCGGCGCGCTGCTCTTTGCCTATTATCTCTCGACCTTCGCCAATTATACCGCCACCTATGCCGGTCTGGCGTCGGTGATGATCGTGCTGATCTTCCTCTATATGCTGGCCGTGATTTTCATCATCGGTGCGGAGATCAATGCGGCGCTGATGAAGTTCCGCGTGCGGCGGTTATTGTTCGGCAAGGTGGCGAGCCGTGCGGCCGTCGAGGTGCCATCGGAAAAAATACCCTCGGAGTCAGGGGCCGAATCGGGGGCCAAATCAGAGAGCGATGCGTCGGCGAAGCTCCGCCGGTGA
- a CDS encoding electron transfer flavoprotein subunit beta/FixA family protein, with protein sequence MKILVPVKRVVDYNVKIRVKPDGSGVELSNVKMSMNPFDEISVEEALRLREAGKAEEVVVVSIGPAKAEETLRTALAMGADRAILVETDDQVEPLAVAKILKGVADAEQPGLVIVGKQAIDDDSNQTGQMLAALLGTAQATFASKIEIGEGSAKVTREVDGGLQTIEVKLPAVVTTDLRLNEPRYASLPNIMKAKKKPLDKKSPADFGVSTEPRLKVLKTEEPSGRKAGVKVKSVAELVEKLKTEAGVL encoded by the coding sequence ATGAAAATTCTCGTCCCAGTGAAGCGGGTGGTTGATTACAACGTAAAGATCCGCGTGAAGCCGGATGGAAGTGGCGTCGAGCTTTCGAACGTGAAGATGTCGATGAACCCGTTCGACGAGATCTCGGTCGAAGAGGCGCTGCGGCTCAGGGAAGCCGGCAAGGCCGAGGAAGTCGTGGTCGTGTCGATCGGGCCTGCCAAGGCCGAGGAGACGCTGAGGACGGCGCTCGCCATGGGGGCTGATCGCGCCATCCTGGTCGAGACCGACGATCAGGTCGAGCCGCTCGCTGTCGCCAAGATCCTGAAAGGTGTCGCCGACGCCGAACAGCCGGGCCTCGTTATCGTCGGCAAGCAGGCGATCGATGACGACAGCAACCAGACCGGCCAGATGCTGGCAGCCCTGCTCGGCACCGCCCAGGCCACCTTCGCCTCGAAGATCGAGATCGGTGAGGGAAGCGCCAAGGTCACCCGCGAAGTCGATGGCGGCCTGCAGACGATCGAGGTCAAGCTTCCGGCTGTCGTCACTACCGACCTGCGCCTCAACGAGCCGCGCTACGCCTCGCTGCCGAATATCATGAAGGCCAAGAAGAAGCCGCTCGACAAGAAGTCGCCTGCCGATTTCGGCGTGTCGACCGAGCCGCGGCTGAAGGTGCTGAAGACGGAAGAGCCGTCGGGCCGCAAGGCGGGCGTCAAGGTCAAGTCGGTTGCCGAGCTGGTCGAGAAGCTCAAGACCGAAGCCGGCGTGCTCTAG
- a CDS encoding IS110 family transposase: protein MNASQDVMVGIDVSKAYLDVALDGATSVARWNNDAAGCDGLAAAVAGASLVVVEATGGYEMRMVRTLMAAGIAVAVVNPRQVRDFARASGRLAKTDQVDARVILHFAKAMRPAQIPHIDDGRIALAALVARRRQLIDMAVAEKNRLEHASADIAALIHELLASFKAQLTRIDTAITLAIETEPDMVERRDLLLSVPGIGEITAAILIAELPELGSIDDKKLAALIGVAPMAHDSGAMRGQRHIAGGRSAVRCALYMATLSALRCSPTIKAFYARLRDAGKPPKVAIVAAMRKLATILNTIVRRRTPWINQHGC, encoded by the coding sequence ATGAATGCCTCACAGGATGTTATGGTCGGGATAGACGTCTCCAAGGCTTATCTTGACGTCGCGCTCGACGGCGCCACATCGGTGGCGCGATGGAACAATGATGCGGCAGGTTGCGATGGGCTTGCAGCCGCGGTCGCGGGAGCTAGTCTGGTCGTCGTCGAAGCAACCGGCGGCTACGAGATGCGCATGGTGCGCACATTGATGGCGGCCGGTATTGCGGTTGCCGTCGTCAATCCCCGCCAGGTCCGCGATTTTGCCAGAGCCAGTGGCCGATTGGCCAAGACCGATCAGGTCGATGCCCGGGTCATCCTGCACTTCGCCAAGGCGATGCGGCCGGCACAGATCCCCCATATCGACGACGGCCGCATCGCCTTGGCCGCGCTGGTGGCCCGCCGTCGGCAACTCATCGACATGGCCGTTGCCGAGAAGAACCGCCTCGAACATGCATCTGCGGATATCGCCGCCCTCATTCACGAGCTGCTTGCCTCCTTCAAGGCGCAGCTTACCCGCATCGACACGGCCATCACCCTGGCCATCGAGACCGAACCCGATATGGTCGAACGGCGCGATCTTTTGCTTTCCGTGCCCGGCATCGGCGAGATCACCGCCGCCATTCTCATCGCCGAACTCCCTGAACTCGGCAGCATCGATGACAAGAAACTTGCCGCCCTGATCGGCGTTGCACCAATGGCCCACGACAGCGGCGCCATGCGCGGCCAGCGCCATATCGCAGGTGGACGGTCCGCCGTGCGCTGCGCCCTCTACATGGCGACCTTGTCAGCCCTCCGCTGTTCGCCAACCATCAAGGCCTTCTACGCAAGGCTGCGCGATGCCGGCAAACCGCCAAAGGTCGCCATCGTCGCCGCTATGCGAAAACTCGCAACCATCCTCAACACAATCGTCCGAAGACGGACACCCTGGATCAACCAACACGGTTGCTGA
- a CDS encoding SDR family oxidoreductase — protein MAEQRIILLTGCSSGIGAHCARVLRDDGWRVFATVRNEADLAPLTADGIEALLLDYTRPETISAAVATMRERTGDRIDALFNNGAYGQPGAVEDLTTDVLREQFETNFFGWHELTRQILPLMRSQGHGRIVNCSSILGLVPYRFRGAYTASKFALEGLTITLRMELQDSGIHVSLIEPGPIATRFTANALAKIREHIDLEGSAHAVEYRRQIRRLDGSGPINKHKLGPEAVYDVLKLALNVRSPRPHYLVTTPAKQGVLLKRLLPANLFYRLMRRLD, from the coding sequence ATGGCGGAACAACGCATCATCCTGCTGACTGGTTGCTCCTCCGGGATCGGCGCTCATTGCGCCCGGGTCTTGCGCGACGACGGATGGCGCGTTTTCGCGACCGTGCGCAACGAAGCCGATCTCGCGCCGCTCACGGCGGACGGCATCGAAGCGCTGCTTCTGGACTACACCCGCCCGGAGACGATTTCCGCCGCGGTCGCAACGATGCGGGAGCGCACCGGCGACCGCATCGACGCCCTCTTCAACAACGGCGCCTATGGTCAGCCGGGTGCGGTCGAGGATCTCACGACCGATGTGCTGCGCGAACAGTTCGAGACGAACTTCTTCGGCTGGCACGAGCTGACGCGCCAGATCCTGCCGCTGATGCGCAGCCAAGGCCATGGCCGCATCGTCAATTGCTCGTCCATTCTCGGGCTGGTCCCCTATCGCTTCCGCGGCGCCTATACGGCCTCGAAATTTGCGCTCGAAGGGCTGACGATCACGCTCCGAATGGAGCTGCAGGACAGCGGCATCCATGTGAGCCTCATTGAGCCCGGCCCGATCGCGACGCGCTTTACCGCCAATGCGCTCGCCAAGATCCGCGAGCATATCGACCTCGAGGGGTCCGCCCATGCGGTGGAATACCGCAGGCAGATCAGGCGGCTGGATGGCTCCGGCCCGATCAACAAGCATAAATTGGGTCCTGAAGCCGTCTATGATGTGCTAAAATTGGCTTTGAATGTGAGGAGCCCGCGCCCACATTATCTGGTAACGACGCCCGCAAAGCAGGGCGTCCTCTTGAAAAGGCTATTGCCGGCTAACCTTTTCTATCGTCTGATGCGCCGGCTGGACTAG